TGACAATATTCACGTGTTATCACAGTGATAGTGATAAGGCAACATTATTTGATAACATATAATCTTATAAGTCACCAGCATATGTGCCTCCTCGTATCACAATGCATACATATACATGCAAGCATATATCGAATGTGATTGTTTGTCATAGTTAGGAGAAACTTTTAGTTGAAAACATATTTACTCTATTTTCAGCTAAAACTACACCAATCAAGTGGAAAAAGTTTCTCATTAATTTACTTTAGGTTGTGATTGGTAGGAAACTCAGTGAAGTAAAAAAGACAGAGTAAAGTGGAGTAATagagtgaaaaagaaaaatgtaaatttgaataaataataacaaaaaaaattgttgcgCTGGATTTCACATGGTAAATATAGAGGAAATGTTTACTCTTTAAGACATTAAAAGACAAACAACTTTAGCGCAACCGAGAGtaaaacattttctttctttttttcaccTGACTGGTTATAAAAAAGCGTAACACagctaaaaaatattttattctcaGATATTTACTCTAACTTGACCTTTCAGTCACACTCTTAGTTACTGTATATTTAATGGTAAAAGCATTTTTTTCGTTCCTTATAGATTTGATGGAGGAAAACAgttattttcacttttttttttgtttttagtttataactttttaCTCTAAAGATTTTACTCCTAATTCCTCTATTTTCTATTACTCTAGATTACGATAGATTTACCGATCACACCCATCGTATATTCCCTTTTAGGGGAGGGGAGACTATGGTATTCTGCATTACATGATCCGAGTACTAAAATATGCTATTTAAATGTATGATGACAATTTTCAGGGTAATTTCGTGACAAAATATGCATATATCTACCATAAAGTATATATTCATTATCCTAAGCACAAGACTTATACACCGTGTTGCAAAGGTCCTGCTAGATCGGTACAATCAAAAACACAAGCTTAACATTTAGTCGGTTTTAACCGGTGGAGTAGTATGTTCCTTGTGCATCTGGTTTTAAAAGAGTTTGTAGTCGTTTGAGTTGCATCGCAGATTAGCAGTGTTAGAATTTTGAAAAACTACAGGAGTGGAATAGGTTTTGAGGGATGTTTTTTTTCCTGAAGAATGTGGTAACTAGGCCAACTCCATCGGTTGGTTTTTGCtgggtttttatcaattaaaaaaacaaaaagtaagaAAGTGTGTCAGAAGAAGTAAGACTTCTCTAAACCTCTTGAGCACAGATGTCTTTCTTCAATTGAGTgactttttttacaaaatacaagatttaaataaaaagtaaaccATTATCaaagtattaatatttttatcacaaAGAACCTAATATGAGTATATTCACCATTGGAGTTGCTTTTAGATGGTTTCATCGCGATCAGGGTATAGagtgttgttttgttttgttcgtTCCTTGTTTAATCTTCTACTTTTCAGTATTTGCAGTGtttcttttaaatcttttttttgctaCTAATTGTAATTTTCGTCAAAAATACAGAactgtaatatatttttatatgtttaccAAAAGAAGTATGTATTCATAATAGTTATGAGGTTCTAACCAGATAAAGATAGTCAAAATTCAAAAACCACTtcattataatttataagaaactAATTCGTTTCTTTTATCAAGAACCTGTACTGAAAGATCCTATATTCACGAATCACGTACTAGTTAACAATAGAAACGACTCATATACCACATGTTACGTGaattaatttttgtattgagttttttttcaaatgttaaTAGTCCTAGAAAATTGATTGATAGATAGTCCCCcgaataaataaaatcattttcatGTGAACGACgacatttcttatattatattggATCTGAACATAGAAAAATGACCAATGAACCTTTATACGCCAGCTAACAAAAGGCAGCATACGGCTCGTTAAATAAATTGGAAGAAGTGATAAGCACTAATAGATTCAACAAGTCCTCGAGAATAAGTCGTTTATCTTATAATATAAGACTAGTTTGGCCAGGCCATATGCATATTATTATTACATGCATGAGCATTTGATAATTTCAAATCGGTTGAAATCTCTCTATCActctatattatatataataccCCCGATTAATTAACACCCTCGTTTATTCTAAAGGAGATTACTTAGAATTAGATGGTCGAGGCCGACGTTATTGTCAAATCTTTATGTTTATTAAAACAGAGTTGTTGAAGACTTTGAATTGCCCTCATTTTTAGCGTTTCAAGCCATGTAAACGTCAAACTGGTTCAATATCATCAAACTGTTTCAGCGagtacttaaaataaaataaatataaacctAAAAGCAGTGAGTTGTATTTGTACGACACGTTTATAAGATTAATTTAATCGACATCAAAGTTCAACTATGTTTTCATTTCGGCGGTGCATATGCTCCTAATCTTTTAAAAGGTCTCTAGCGCTGGTGGGCCTAGTCTACCATAGTCGAAACAATTGTACATAAAGTTCAGATACATATTCTACAGAAATTCTAGGCTTATGGGCTCGATAATATTTCTCAGCTATGCCATGGGCTCCATCGATGGTCAGCTGCAGCCAGATGCAAACTCTGGGTTAACATGTTAAAATGGAAGGAAAACCAATCAATCtagaaaccaaaccgaaaaattCCAAACAAACCACAACTGAACAAACCGATTGACATGCTATATTCGTTCAACATTATACATACAGTAATTTGGACTGACTCTCAATTAATGTTAAGTGTTTTCTAAACTAACATACGAACATTAACAAATAGACTCTTAGTAGTTCACATTCTTTGAGAGTCCATCCAAATTATGTATAAGAAGAAACATAGACCTAAGAGTGTTCTGTTTTTGTAGGTGCTGGATAAGCCCTCCTAGCTAAACAAGTAAGCAACATTGCATTTCTCTGAAAAGTGGAAAACTTACAAAACCATATCATCTATACAAAATCTCAACATAACCGGATAATAACCGGCTATGGCCGTCTCTATAGAATGTAATATGTAACATAACGGAGTGCAACTCCAtagaaatttacaaaattttgaaaacattcTACAACTAATCAAATCTTGATTCAACCATGAAGAAACACAGAGttatttattttcctaattGGGCAATGCAACGACCtcgaaatcttggagaagaacCTGATCTTTAAACCCAGCAAGAAACTGACACAACCCTTCAAGATACAAAGCTGCTTGATGCTCGCTCGTAGCTCCAACAATGTCCATGATCACACTCTTCCTCAAACGGTTCGCGTCAACAAAGATACTCACAAGCTCCTCCATCTCTCCCTTGGCCGCATCCTCCACACCCGCCGAAGCTGCCGTCACCGccgtcttcctcttcttccccACCTGATACGACGCGATCCAGTTCTCCGAGACGCGAGACACGAACCCTCTCTGCGCTTTCCTCACACGGTCCATAAGAACAGGAACCATAAGCCTCATCGTACACTCTATCTGATCGATCCTCATCACCAGCTCGTCCGACGGATCTTTCCACGCGGTGGCGATCTTCAAGGGCTGGTTCACGAGGTCCGGAATCAAGCGGAGGGTGTCCTCGTCCTCGTAGTCGGAATCTTGATTCTCGCGGTCGATGAAGGAGCGGAGGAGGTTGGTGAGGAGGTACGGGTGGATGTCGCCGAGGAAGAGGAAGGGCGTCTCGAGGGAGTTGCGCCACGAAGGGAAGAGGAGGTAAGGGATGGTGTTGGGGTCGGCGGCGAGGTCTAGGGTTTCGTAGTACAAGACGAGGTGGCGGAGGACGAGGTCGACGTTGGAGGAGAGGACGGAGGCGGAGGCGGCGGAGGAGAGGGATTGGCGGAGGAGAGGGAGGCAGTTGTCGGTTAGGGTTTTGGACCAGTCGGAGTAGAAGTCGTTGAACCGGCGAGTGGGTTTCTTGCGGGAGAAGATAGAGAAAGGCATTTTCTTGCGGGAGACGATTTGTTTCTTAGCTTCTCGAGGGTTCTTTATATCATATGAGGTCTCACTCTGTTTTTTTGGAGGGAATGCAATATATAACTGAATCGGTGATGTCGGTTATATTGGAAACTAAACCAGAAACTTCTGAGTTTCAATTTCGTTCGGTTCAGTTAATAGTACTATACCAGTCCAACCTGCTCTTAACCGCCTGTGAGACTAAAGGTAATGTTCAAGTCAGTACACACGTTGGCTCTATTCAATTATTTTGTACAGAGAATTTTGATGATATTGAACCGGATAGTTGTTATATATCTCACATACATTACAAAAAGAGTACTATTACCAATTACGCAACATTCCAAAGAGTACTATTAGTTTTTCTGAATGGTAATTAGCCAGGCCCTCTGTCATCGCAGCTTGAGAGATCTACGGGTTCGTCTTCGGTAAACCATCTCCGCTTAGCCTACTCCTCGTTACCTTCAGTATTATCCAGGTTCTAGGAAGTGCTTGTTATGAATTAAAGTGGACTTCACTTTTGTTGCTTGACTGTAGTTCCAAGTTTGGTTTTTCTAAACAAACTCGGTTCTTGATTgatgttatagttttttttttaaatcttttttgcGGCCTATTGCATCGGATTTGCTTTGAAGCAGACGAGATTGCAACTATTTGTAATCAGACTTTCATTAACTTGttaatgatatttacatttttagcaaaaaaaaaactaaacaggTATAATGTTCACTAAAAGTTGTCACCTTCATTGCTTAGCTAGCGACTAGCAACATCCACCATGCAAACAGCGGATTAGCTGAAAACCCTCTTTGGTCTCATATATAAAGAAGTATACACTAATTTTAAGAAGGTTTTTCCAGCGTACTAAACATAAACATGTAATTACGAATAGTAAACAAATGCAAGACCATCTCATCCATTAATATATGCTAGAAATAATGCACTGTTTTATGTAGCCATgacaagtttcaaaaaaaaaaaaatttatgtagcCATGACAaagtttgttttctttattctcTTTGTCGTTTAAttggtaaataaatataattcattTCCTGAAATCAAGTAAATTGATAGTTCGATAACACGATATATGATTTTAGGAATCTGATTATACCAACAGTGATTGGTGAATGATGTATAATTATTGACTAGTTTGGTGTTGGATTCTAGTGATTATATAATTCAAGTCAGAAAATGTCAAAAGGATAAGGAACATGATTATATTTAGCAGCAAAACATTAAGATCCGTGATTGGGGGATTAACAACAAGTGAACAGATTTAGAATATGGCCTCTCaaactttattttcatttgatcaTATTGTCTTTTTGTCCCCGAAACATGTCTGACGTTTTACTTTCCCTGCTAGTCTTTCGCTGCTCGTAATTTTGTCTTGTGCATACGGATTACGGCTCATCACCATTAAAAGATATCTTATTTCAGATTTCGAAAGTTTACCAAACACAGTTAAAAATATCTTAAGTATTTTTGTTGTATTACACAATCACATAATTAAGTATTAAAGGGGTTTATGTTCAATAAATTATGATAATctatttacataattaaaacaCAATGAATCTTATAAATAATACATCAAGTTATATGATAGAACTGTGATATAACTTATTTCGTGCAATGGTCCCCCCATACatagaattatatatttacaattgtCGTTATTTCAATCTCTACTCGGTCAGCTTGGGAGGATTCATCTGgtctatatttatttaaaaattcatctgctctatctatattattaaaactaaagtattttttagtactgtttggaaacatgaataaaacataaatgagaattgtttggaaacaaggataaaacataaatgagaattgtttggaaacatggatagcagattaa
The Brassica napus cultivar Da-Ae chromosome A1, Da-Ae, whole genome shotgun sequence DNA segment above includes these coding regions:
- the LOC106375182 gene encoding protein INAPERTURATE POLLEN1, which translates into the protein MPFSIFSRKKPTRRFNDFYSDWSKTLTDNCLPLLRQSLSSAASASVLSSNVDLVLRHLVLYYETLDLAADPNTIPYLLFPSWRNSLETPFLFLGDIHPYLLTNLLRSFIDRENQDSDYEDEDTLRLIPDLVNQPLKIATAWKDPSDELVMRIDQIECTMRLMVPVLMDRVRKAQRGFVSRVSENWIASYQVGKKRKTAVTAASAGVEDAAKGEMEELVSIFVDANRLRKSVIMDIVGATSEHQAALYLEGLCQFLAGFKDQVLLQDFEVVALPN